The Agrococcus sp. SGAir0287 DNA window TCCTCGCCACGACCGTGCGTCGTGCGCTCGCTCGGCTCGACGTCGAGGCCGAGGTCGCCGCGTCGAGCACGGACGACGTCGCACGCGACGCCGCCGACGCGCAGCTCGTGCTCACGACGCCCGAGTGGTTCACTCGCGTGCGCGCCGAGGCCGGCACGGCGCACGTCGCCGTCGTCGACCGCATCATGGACCTCGAGGCCGTCACGAGCGTGCTGGAGCGCGAGCTCTAGCCCGACGCCCCGATACCGCTCGGTGAGGTGCGAGCGCAGCGAGCCTCGAAGCGAGCCGCGCCAGGGGTGCTCCTTTCGAGGCTCGCTCCGCTCGCACCTCAAGGAGCGGTCGAGAGGGCTGGCTGCGATGGGATGCTCCCAGGACCGCTCGGTGAGGTGCGAGCGCAGCGAGCCTCGAAGCGAGCCGCGCCAGGGGGTGCTCCTTTCGAGGCTCGCTCCGCTCGCACCTCGAGGAGCGGTCGAGCGGGCTGGCTGCGATGGGATGCTCCCAGCACCGCTCGGTGCGGCGCGAGCGCAGCGAGCCTCGAGGCGAGCCGCTCCTGGGGGTGCTCCTTTCGAGGCTCGCTTCGCTCGCACCTCAAGGAGCGGTCGAGCGGGCCGGCTGCGATCGGATGCTCCCAGGACCGCGCGGTGAGGTGCGAGCGCAGCGAGCCGCGCCGGGACGCTCGCCGCCGCTCAGTCGAGCAGCGGGCGCATCGCCTCCTTCAGCGCCTCGACGCGCGCCTCGGCCGCATGGATGCGCTCGTGCGGCGAGCCCTGCGTCGAGACCGCGTCGACGTACACCTTCACCTTCGGCTCCGTGCCCGACGGGCGCACCATGATGCGCGCGCCGTCGGCGAGCGTGAGCCGCAGGATGTCGCCGATCGCCCCGTGCTCGGGCAGCGCGAGGTCGTCTGCCGCCACGACGTCGCTGCCGGCGAGCTGCGCGGGCGGGTCGTCCTTCAGCCGCTGCACGATGGCGGGGATGCGGCTGCGGTCGGCGACGCGCAGGCTCACCTGGCCGCTCGCGAAGCCGCCGAACTCGGCGGCGAGCGCGATGAGCTCGTCGGCGAGCGACGAGCCGTGCGCGTGCAGCTCGTGCGCGAGCGTCAGCACGCGCAGGAGGGCCGAGATGCCGTCCTTGTCGCGCACCGTCCCCGGGTTCACGAGGTAGCCGAGCGCCTCCTCGTAGCCGTAGACGAGGTCCGGCACCCGCGAGATCCACTTGAAGCCCGTCGCGGTCGTCGAGAAGTCGAGGCCGTGCGCCTCGGCGATGACCTGCAATCCGGGGGAGGAGACGATGGATGCGGCGAGCGCGCCCTGCCCGTGCGCGGCGCGCGCGGCGTCCCAGCCGAGCAGCAGCCCGACCTCGTTGCCAGTCAGCTGCCGCCAGCCGCCCTCGCGGTCGGGATCGGGCACGGCGACGGAGAGCCGGTCGGCGTCGGGGTCGTTCACGAGCACGAGGTCGGCGCCGGCGGCGTCCGCCGTCGCGTACGCGAGGTCCATCGCGCCCGGTTCCTCCGGGTTCGGGAAGGCGACGGTCGGGAAGCGGCCGTCGGGCTCCGCCTGCTCCGGCACCTCGACGAGCGGCGGGAAGCCGGCCGCCTCGACGACGGCGCGCACCGTCGCGCTGCCGACGCCGTGCATCGCCGAGTAGACGACGGTCGGCGGCTCGGTGGCCGGGGAGCCGGCGATCGCCGCCGTGGCACGCACGTATGCGCGCTCGACGTCGTCGCCCGCCGTCGCGTACGCGCCGCGGGGGAGGGCGTCGAACGTCGTCGACGCCGCGACTGCCGCGATGCGGTCGGCGATCGCCGCGTCGACGGGCGGCACGATCTGGCTGCCCTCGTCGGCGCCGCCGAGGTAGACCTTGTAGCCGTTGTCGCGCGGCGGGTTGTGGCTCGCCGTCACCATGACGCCGGCGCTCGCGCCGAGGTGCCGCACGGCGAAGGCGAGCACGGGCGTCGGCAGCGCACGGGGCAGGAGCGTCGCGGCCACGCCGGCGCCCGCCATGATCTCGGCCACGTCGCGCGCGAAGACGTCGGAGCGCGTGCGGCCGTCGAAGCCGACGACGATCGTCGGCGCGTCCTCGCGCTCGACGAGGAAGCGCGCGAACCCGGCGGTCGCCTGGCCCACGAGCACGCGGTTCATGCGGTTCGGGCCCGCGCCGATCTCGCCGCGCAGGCCGGCCGTGCCGAACTGCAGCCGACCGGAGAACGCGTCCTCGAGCGCTGCGAGCGCCTCGGCGTCGCCCGCCTCGGCGTCGGCGATGCGCTGCGCGAGCTCGTCGCGCGTGAGCGGGTCCGGGTCCTGGGCGAGCCACGCGCGCGCGGCGTCCAGGGTCATGCGCGACCCGTCGCGGCGACGACGTCGGCGAGCAGCCGCGAGATGACCGGCTCGGCCGCGCGGCCGGCCTCGATGACCTCGTCGTGGCTGAGCGGCGTCTGCTGGATGCCGGCGGCGAGGTTCGTCACGAGCGAGAAGCCCAGGACCTCCATGCCGGCCTCGCGCGCCGCGATCGCCTCGAGCGCCGTCGACATCCCCACGATGTGGCCGCCGATGGCCTTCGCCATCTGCACCTCGGCGGGCGTCTCGTAGTGGGGGCCGCGGAACTGGCAGTACACGCCCTCGTCGAGGCTGGGATCCACCGAGCGGGCCACGTCGCGCAGGCGCCGCGAGTACAGGTCGGTGAGGTCGACGAACGTCGCGCCCTCGAGCGGCGAGTCGGCGGTGAGGTTGATGTGGTCGGAGATGAGCACGGGCTGGCCGGGCGTCCACGTCTCGCGGATCCCGCCGGCACCGTTCGTCAGCACCATGATCGCCGCACCCGTCTGGGCGGCCGTGCGCACCGAGTGCACCACGCGGCGCACGCCGTGGCCCTCGTAGTAGTGGGTGCGCGCGCCGATGACGAGGGCGCGGCGGCCGTCGGCGAGCAGCACCGACCGGATCGTGCCGGAGTGGCCCTCGAGGGCGGGCTTCGAGAAGCCGGTGACGTCGGTGGCGTCGATCGTGTGCGTCGTCTCGCCGACGAGGTCGGCGGCCTTCGCCCATCCCGAGCCCAGGGTGAGGGCGATGTCGTGGCGGTCGACGCCCGTGATGCGGCGGATGTCGTCGGCGGCTGCGCGGGCGACCTGGATCGGGTCGGCTCCCGCGACGTCGAGGGGGTGCTGGGTCATGCAGCCACGATAGGCGATCGACGTCCGGTGGCCGCCGCGTCGGAGCGCGGCGCGGTGTGCAGCCGGATGCTGCGAGAATCGGAGGCGTGAGCGTGTTCGAGCGGCAGCAGCGAGTGGTCATCGTCGGCGGCGGACCCGGCGGGTACGAGGCTGCGCTCACGGGCGCGCAGCTCGGCGCCGACGTCACGCTCGTCGAGCGCGTCGGCGTCGGCGGCTCCGCGGTCCTCACCGACGTCGTGCCCTCGAAGTCCCTCATCGCCACGGCCGAGTCGGCCGCCGCCATCCGCGACGCATCCGGCCTCGGCGTGCAGTTCTTCGCGCGCGGCGAGACCGGCCGACCCTCGAAGCCCGAGGTCGCCGTCAACCTGCGCGCCGTGAACCGCAGGCTGCTGGCGCTCGCGGCGCAGCAGTCGCTCGACATGGCCGCCGACCTCGAGCGCGCCGGCGTGCACATCGTGCAGGGCGAGGGGCGCCTCGTCTCGCCGACGTGCGTGGCCGTCTCGACGGGACGCAAGGGCGAGGACTTCGACGAGATCGAGGCGGAGACGATCGTCGTGTCGGTCGGCGCGAGCCCACGCATGCTGCCGACGGCGATGCCCGACGGCGAGCGCATCCTCACCTGGACCCAGCTCTACGGCCTCGAGGACGTGCCGGAGCACCTCATCGTCGTCGGCTCGGGCGTCACGGGCGCCGAGTTCGCGAGCGCGTACTCGAACATGGGCTCGAAGGTCACGCTCGTGTCGAGCCGCGACCAGGTGCTGCCCGGCGAGGATGCCGACGCCGCGGCCGTCATCGAGGACGTGTTCACGCGCCAGGGCATGACCCTGCTGGCGAAGTCGCGCGCCGCGAGCGTCGACCGCAGCGACGACGGCGTCGTCGTCACGCTCTCCGACGGTCGCACGGTCGAGGGCAGCCACTGCCTCATGGCCGTCGGCTCGATCCCGAACACGTCGGGCATCGGCCTCGAGGAGGCGGGGGTGCAGCTCGCCGACTCCGGCCACATTCTCGTGAACCGCGTCGCCCGCACGAACCTGCCGAGCGTCTACGCCGTCGGCGACTGCTCGAACGCGTTGCCGCTCGCCTCCGTCGCCTCGATGCAGGGTCGCACGGCGATGTTCCACGCGCTGGGCGACGCCGTGCATCCCATCTCGATGCGCACGGTCTCGTCGAACATCTTCACCCAGCCCGAGATCGCGACCGTCGGCTGGACGGCGAAGGAGATCGAGGAGGGCATCGCGCAGGGCGAGATCCACACCGTGCACCTGTCGACGAACCCCCGCGCGAAGATGATGGGCATCGACGACGGGTTCGTGAAGCTCTTCGCGCGCACGGGATCGGGCACCGTCATCGGCGGCGTCGTCGTGGCGCCGAAGGCGTCGGAGCTCATCTACCCGATCGCGATGGCCGCCGAGCACCGGCTCACGGTCGACATGGTCGCCCGCGTCTTCCCGGTCTACCCGTCGCTCACGGGATCCATCGCCGACGCGGCGCGCGCGATGCACCGCGTCGCCGACTGACCCGCGCCGACCTCGGCTCGAGGGCGGCTCAGACCGGCTCGAGCCCTTCATGCGCGCCGTCGGGCAGCGCGACCACGATGGGGTCGCCCGGCCGCACGTCGCCGCCTGCGACGACGACGCCCATGACGCCCGTCCTGCGCACGACGTGCCCGTCGTCGTCGCGGCCGACGACCTGCGCCAGCAAACCCGCCGCGTGGCGCTCGATCTGCGTGCAGGGGTTCCGCAGCCCCGTGACCTCGACGATCGCGTCGGGGCCGAGGTGCAGCCGCGTGCCGCGCGGCAGCTCGAGCAGTGCCAGCCCCGTGGTCGTGACGTTCTCGCCGAGGTCGCCGGGCGCGACGTCGGCATCGACCTCGTCGAAGAGCTCGCGGTGGATGAGGTGCACCTGCCGGAGGTTCGGCTGCGTCGGATCGCGGCGCACGCGCGAGCGATGCTGCACCGTCGGCCCCGCATGCGCGTCGCCGAGCACGCCGTGGCCGGCGACGAGCGTGATGACGTCGCACGTCGGCTTCGAGAAGCGGTGGCGGTCGTCGCGGGCGACGGCGACGACGGACGGATCGGGCATGCCCCCAGCATGCCGCGCGGCGCCGCAGCGCGTCGACCGCGCGGCCGCCGGCTGCGTCGACGTCGGCGTCAGCGCGCGACCCTCGGCAGCTCGATCGTGACGCGCAGGCCGCCGTCCGGCCGCGCGCGCAGCACCAGCGCGCCATCGTGCGCGGCGACGATGCTGCGCACGATCGCCAGGCCGA harbors:
- a CDS encoding NAD(P)H-quinone dehydrogenase, producing MSVFERQQRVVIVGGGPGGYEAALTGAQLGADVTLVERVGVGGSAVLTDVVPSKSLIATAESAAAIRDASGLGVQFFARGETGRPSKPEVAVNLRAVNRRLLALAAQQSLDMAADLERAGVHIVQGEGRLVSPTCVAVSTGRKGEDFDEIEAETIVVSVGASPRMLPTAMPDGERILTWTQLYGLEDVPEHLIVVGSGVTGAEFASAYSNMGSKVTLVSSRDQVLPGEDADAAAVIEDVFTRQGMTLLAKSRAASVDRSDDGVVVTLSDGRTVEGSHCLMAVGSIPNTSGIGLEEAGVQLADSGHILVNRVARTNLPSVYAVGDCSNALPLASVASMQGRTAMFHALGDAVHPISMRTVSSNIFTQPEIATVGWTAKEIEEGIAQGEIHTVHLSTNPRAKMMGIDDGFVKLFARTGSGTVIGGVVVAPKASELIYPIAMAAEHRLTVDMVARVFPVYPSLTGSIADAARAMHRVAD
- a CDS encoding PTS ascorbate transporter subunit IIB, producing the protein MRIVTVCGAGVGTSAILATTVRRALARLDVEAEVAASSTDDVARDAADAQLVLTTPEWFTRVRAEAGTAHVAVVDRIMDLEAVTSVLEREL
- a CDS encoding phospho-sugar mutase, producing MTLDAARAWLAQDPDPLTRDELAQRIADAEAGDAEALAALEDAFSGRLQFGTAGLRGEIGAGPNRMNRVLVGQATAGFARFLVEREDAPTIVVGFDGRTRSDVFARDVAEIMAGAGVAATLLPRALPTPVLAFAVRHLGASAGVMVTASHNPPRDNGYKVYLGGADEGSQIVPPVDAAIADRIAAVAASTTFDALPRGAYATAGDDVERAYVRATAAIAGSPATEPPTVVYSAMHGVGSATVRAVVEAAGFPPLVEVPEQAEPDGRFPTVAFPNPEEPGAMDLAYATADAAGADLVLVNDPDADRLSVAVPDPDREGGWRQLTGNEVGLLLGWDAARAAHGQGALAASIVSSPGLQVIAEAHGLDFSTTATGFKWISRVPDLVYGYEEALGYLVNPGTVRDKDGISALLRVLTLAHELHAHGSSLADELIALAAEFGGFASGQVSLRVADRSRIPAIVQRLKDDPPAQLAGSDVVAADDLALPEHGAIGDILRLTLADGARIMVRPSGTEPKVKVYVDAVSTQGSPHERIHAAEARVEALKEAMRPLLD
- a CDS encoding purine-nucleoside phosphorylase; the encoded protein is MTQHPLDVAGADPIQVARAAADDIRRITGVDRHDIALTLGSGWAKAADLVGETTHTIDATDVTGFSKPALEGHSGTIRSVLLADGRRALVIGARTHYYEGHGVRRVVHSVRTAAQTGAAIMVLTNGAGGIRETWTPGQPVLISDHINLTADSPLEGATFVDLTDLYSRRLRDVARSVDPSLDEGVYCQFRGPHYETPAEVQMAKAIGGHIVGMSTALEAIAAREAGMEVLGFSLVTNLAAGIQQTPLSHDEVIEAGRAAEPVISRLLADVVAATGRA
- a CDS encoding MOSC domain-containing protein, translating into MPDPSVVAVARDDRHRFSKPTCDVITLVAGHGVLGDAHAGPTVQHRSRVRRDPTQPNLRQVHLIHRELFDEVDADVAPGDLGENVTTTGLALLELPRGTRLHLGPDAIVEVTGLRNPCTQIERHAAGLLAQVVGRDDDGHVVRRTGVMGVVVAGGDVRPGDPIVVALPDGAHEGLEPV